TGATTTCCCTGTCCACATCATCCCTGAGATCGACCTTTGCAAAGTGGAGCCTTGGGATGTACCAGGTAATGCAAACACTAAACATTAAACATTAAACACTAAAAGCATCCCCTTAATCATCAAAACCACTTCACTGTTGTTTTGACTCGTTTCAAATTGTGGTATCAGAAAGATCAGTGATCAAATCCGATGACCCAGAATGGTTTTTCTTCAGTCCTGTGGATTACAAGTACTTGAAGAGTAAAAGGTTTAACAGGACAACCAAGCGTGGCTACTGGAAAACCACTGGGAATGACCGGAACGTTAAGATACCGGGCACCAGCAATGTCATTGGGACTAAGAAGACCCTTGTTTTCCACGAAGGCCGTGGTCCCCGTGGTGTCAAGACCAACTGGGTTATTCATGAATACCATGCTGTTACCTCCCATGAAAgccaggttttttttttctttttcaagaaatttTAACACTGTTTTGAAATTATGTTTATGAAACTTTGTACCTGAATAACGTTGTGATTTTTTCATGTAGCGGACCTCATCTGGTAGGATAAGAatttgttgctgttgttggaaaTTGTCTTTCTAATAGATTTTGTCACTATAGTATGGACTTTTTAGGCTTTGATATTATTTCCTATCCTATTGGTTGTTCTGACATTAGAAGGTTATTGGATCCTTTGTTGTAATTTGAATcccatgttttttattttgtcaatcTCTATTCATGATCCAAATTTGTCAATTTGGCTTTGGTTGATGATGACAATGGGGGCATTGAGGAGAGTTTATTTCAATAAGCTTCATGTGGAAGCTTATCAAAATATGatctttttatttcattctaaTGAGCTCCTAGATAATGCTTATGGGTGAGCTCTCACATGACTTATTGGATGACTGTTTAAttgaatcttttaaataaatgtgGTCAAAATTCATCATCAGTTTTCATCAAAGACTGCCAATTAATTTCTGCTGTATAACTCTTTTGAAGAAAATTAAGGCTGTTTTGCTGCATGCCCTACCAAGTcgttcatttttagtttttgccGTGAATAGAACTTTTCAGGAAATAAATTTCTGATTTTAAATGCTGATTATCTCCAAGTTTTGCAGAGGGCTTTTGTTTTATGCCGCTTGATGAAGAAagctgagaaaaaaaatgaagggggAATTGAGGCACCAACCTTTGATGAAGGGGAGCCCAGTGTACACTTGTTTTCTGACTATGGAAATCAGGCAAGAGCAGAAGGGATTGCATCCTTCATGGACATATTTACACTCTGCCATGTGAAAACATGCCGAAATTGATATAtgttttgtacatatttttttttcaggtaGATATTATTCCCGGAGTAGATATGGAAGAAATCTTTCAGGCAGTGGATCGGGCCGAGAAATTCTCCCCCCCAGTACAACGGTCTCAAACTGGCATTGGGCTGGAAGATTTTTTCGCAAACTCTCCATTGTTTAATGCCCACTTTGGAAGCGAAAACATCAATATGCAAACTTCACTTGAAGTTACCGACGATGAAGAGTTGGTAAATTCATTTTGGGTTGATGATGAAGAATTTGTTATCAATGAAGAAAGAAGACACTGTTTTGTCAATAGTTCCACCCAACCAAAGTCATTTAGAAGGGTATACAATGAAAGCAGTGAAATAGATGCTGAAGTTGTCTCTAATCTGGTAAAGATATATTGTCCAAAATCTGAATGATATTGAGGAGTGTATCTCTATTTGTTTATGAACTATTAGTTGGTTCTATAGGTTAACATCGTGTGCATTATGGTGATGTGAGTTTTCCCACATTTAAACAATGTTTAGACCTGTttactttagttttatttttagtttttaattttttaattgcaaaATTGTCATCTTGTTTTCAATCTGTTTCCTATTTTCAAAGGTTTGTACATGAAatagagaaaacaataaaaaaaagttgttttcagTGTTTCctgtacaaatattttaaaagtgaaaaaagaaatgaaaatagaagtaaacAGGTCCTTGGTGTTTTTCTCCTATAGATTCTGAAAAGAATTAAATGTTTGGTTTGAGTTGGTTCTGAAGTTATGTCGTGAGTCATGATGACCAATGCTTGGCACATTATTGAGACCTTAGTGCATGCTTGGGTGAGGGGAATAGTTTGGAAAGGGAACAAGGAAATGGAGATAAAGCAATCTATTTTTGTTCTCCATTTTTAGCTTTCCTTTCATCTCTTCCCCAACATATACCTTAAGACACCAGAAGTACTCTTCTCTTGGgtttgtgactttttttttttaaatattggatATCTATTCTGACATTACTACAGAATGAACACATTAGTGCTGATGAATACCCTGCACTGAAAATGTTTCAATCATCATATGATGTCCGTGGTGGCACAAGTCGTCTAGCTTCTAACCATAAAgcaaacaaagagaaaaaggagAGTATCATTCCAGATGATTTTTGGGCAGTGGAGACATCCTCTTGTGACTCAACTGCAGATGAACCAATTGAAATTTCTAGTTCTCCTTCCACTCCAACAAGAATGAAAAATCAGTGTCATCTAAGACCTGACAAGTTCATATTACAAAGAACTGTTGCAGGAAGACCTCAAACACAAAAGAAAGTTTCAAACAATGCAGTCTCCCATGTAGAGGTGAGAAAACAAGCACCTGTGttaggaaaattaaaatttgtttcttaACCAAGTAGGCAGATGGTTCATTTGAAGtgattttcattttaacataCTATTGATAATACTGTGCTGCATGTGACGTATTTCTGCAGGTTCGGAAGGAATTGCTCACTGTGAAATCAGAAAAAGATCAGAAAAATGCTCAAAACGCTAGTTTAAGAGGGAACTTCAAAAACAAAAGCCAACAATCCTCTGATGTCAACAACAATGGTTCTTTCTTTTACATGGAGACGGCTTCAAACCGAAGCCTATTTCCACGTTCGGTGTATCTTGTCAATGTTGTCATAGGGATTTTGTTGTTAATAGTTATTAGTTGGGATGTATTATcatgttagaacttagaagcgAGGTAGTGTGTACGAAAGgctggtgagggttaccatggTTCCTTTGATGTAGTTCAGCTTCTGCTTCATGGCAAGCTTATTATTATAAGATAGGTAAGTTGTATAGTTCACATGTATATTACACTGATGCATGTTCATTGCATCTTTCTTAATGAAATATCTCTGCTTACTATTTGTTGCCTTTTCTATTATCATTAAGTTTTCTATTGCAATCTTGATACcggtataattaaaatattgagtATACCCTAAAGTGTTTGTCTGAAGATTGGCACTATAGTTGTCCTTCAAAGATTGTTTTGTCACCAAATTAGTCTTTGAAGGATACAAATAGTTACCAAATTTGTGTTTTTGTGTCTCCACTGGTGACACTATAATATTTGGAAGACCAATTTGAGGGTTTACTCCTTAAATTTGTGATAACATAAACCTTAAGGATAAAcaaatttcttctaaaaaaaaggctaaacaaatttattttgtttcatgaaTTCTGAACATCTCTATCGAAATGAACTACCTTATTTATAGCTAATCTGTTTGGTGGTTCTTCAAAGCAGTATCTTAATATGCCTATGATGGCCTCCACTGAAAATGTTTTGATGCTGTTAAAAAAATGCTGGTATGCGTGTCAGGTCAGTTGTTCGATATGTAGTCAGCATCAGGACTCATTTTCTTATCCAATAAGGACCTGTAAGCAAATCTtcagaaaaaaatgattaagaaTGAACATTAGCTGAATTCTAGTAAAGTGATAATCTTTTGTCCGTTCAAAATATGCAGGGCCAATTTCTTAATATgcctaattaaaaatatcacttgCTAGAACCTAAAAGAAGGAAATGCCAAGTAGATGTGGAAATATAAGCCATCCAAAGCTTCATTCATTTATTCAGCATTTTAGGATACAAAAGGCTGATACAATCTGTCAAACAAGTTGATGTAGGCAGTCAGCCTGTCACACCATGCAACAGAAACAGTGTCTGACAAGGGTAAAAGGCTTCAAATTTAACCATATAGTCTATAATAAGTTCAGATActcaaatcatttttattttaaatatttcattaatccttctttttttttctttttatcatatcataagTTTTATCatacttacattttttttcctctttttaggTGTTGGATAATATAATAGGTGTCTATCAAACATTTTCCATAGAATAATAATACAAACcaacatatattttaaacattCCACAATGCATTTCATTTTCTCCATTTCTCTCTTCCTATCACATTATAAAGTCTATCATatctacatttttcttttttattttatttccagaTGTTGTCTATAATACATTAATGACTGAAAAAGCTAACACTTGCTCCTTTAGATATTTCATTATGATAAGATACATTGAAAAAGTTAAATCATTGTAAGACCATGTGAGTTTTGTCTTTTGTATCTCATCATTACAAAATTTTGGAAGCGGATTCTCCAACAACATTACAATATCTAGATTCTTATATAGGACTCTAGTCACTaactttttatgtttaattaagttttttataacttaaaaatatgTCGTTGTTAACCGTTTGACAAGTGTACTAAATGTTCAAGTAGTAAAGACTTGGAAGTCCGAGTATCAATTTCCACATGaactttattttgtatttatattggataattttcaatttaaaaagaaaagattagaTGAGATAAAAGATGGACAAAATGAACAGGATAAAATAATAGATATCAATATAAGACAAAAGAAATAGTAGGAAATTTAATGAGATGAGAATGTTAGGACCTAATATGTCTTATTTGTCTAAGATGCATTATTtcagatttttctctatcaattaCGTGAATTTTTCCTATTCACATCTATTAGAATACTTGCTTCCGATGTATCACGATGACAAATTTATcttacctatctatctcccaaatgtctttgcaaagatccaatagataaaatgcatgaagttctaattttagatgtttgctttgatgcataagcataatgcaatcactctatgcctatcaattatttcattaaaatatttcttccttttagttctattagaaattactaTTTGTCGAAcaattaattcctaaaattgaTGTATGTAAAACCTTCCTTGTATTTCTATTAAAGATTATCCTCTATCGAGCACCTAACCCCTAAAGATGATGCAAGgatgaatgatacatgaaataaaaaataagaaaggataataggaaagaaaacacctGTTTACATTCATAGATATAAAGTATACAAtacattttttggttttttaaatttgtcagaccctaactaagggtttaaCCTCTTATAGACATAAAGGGCCTTACACTTGGAAAGGGGTATATAAACTGATGGAGGAGAAGGAATGAAAAAAAGGGAATAGAAAATGatggaaaagaagaaagattttTCTAAGGGAGAGTTTTCAGGCTTTGGGTGTGTATTAGAATGTTTTTGAGACTCGGTGTGTCTTTTTTCCTTAACTTGACCCTCTTTTTTATAGTAGCTGGAGTGGACTTAGGCCTGTGTACTCGTGCTTAGCGCCCGCTGCTTGCTTAAGCGGGTGTTTGTATACGCATTTAGCACGCCTCTTCCTCGCTTAGCGTCAGTGCTTGTTTTCGCGCTGAGCGCGTCTTGGGTTGGGCCCGATGCcaaaatcttctttttttttcttcatatttttgcTATTTATgcatcttttttacttttaatctctcattttcatatctgcaagccatGAATAAGAAAGTCATCAATTCTTACAAATTAAGtataaataactgctaaataaatattttttaggttattttcattataaaaaacaacTCATATTTGAAATTTATCAGTCGTTTTCAGATTACTAcctaatattcatttttttcattcaaatacctaaaaaaaatttatgtttcatTTATTACTCATCGTTAGTCCTTTTTcgttaagtgatgatgtgacaGATGAAATGCCACATCATCACGCCTTATCACTGACACCTTAGGACCACATTATCATCTTCTTCCATTTCtccccttcttcctcttctctaATGGAAATCATCACCATTGCACCACCACTGCTGATCACACCGCACCACTAACGCGCCGTCCAGCCCCTTCTCCCCTTAGGGTAGGTaccttttgatattttttctacCCAAAATGTCATCACCCCCTTCTCTCCAGCTCAATCACCCCAACAATGCAAGAACCAATATCTTCCACAACTTCAAGCGGGACCAAGAGcaacaccaaaaaaataaaatgaaacattGTTGTTTACTTAAGTTGGATCCAATTTGAAAAGAAGTTGATAGGAAATTAGAGCAATTGGGGTGAGATGATGAGGGTGGGGAACTGGATTTGCTTACGACTTCTACTCTTTATTCATCACATTGCTGCAACAACACTACGCATGTGTTAATTGTTCCCGTGAAAATAAAGCATGGTGCAGGTGGTGAGGCGCAGCAACATGGAAGATTTTGAACCACCCTCGGTAGCGGCAACCACTGTGTGAGATGACAGATGCGACTATAGCGTGCCTTCCCTACTTCGACTCCCTCGCCCCTCCACTGCCGCACAAACAACCCTTCAACACGTCACCTTCCTTTAAACTAACCTTAGCTCTGACATCACCCTTGCCGCCACCTCCCTTCCAACACCACCACTGTCCAGATCTGGTGTTGCCTTCATtttttgattttgcaaatccttttttttttcttttcaaaagttttttctAATGGCAGATCTGGTCTCAGAatcttatttgtaattttttttattttcgtttaaCTTTTTGTTGCTTGCTTCCTTACTCTATACTCAAATTCGGCACTgttatttttttgatttcctTACTCGGTCGGACGACATGGTGGTGGTGGCGTGGCGTGGTtggtggcggcggcggcggtTTCCGTTGGAATAAGAGAAGGaggggagaaagagaagaaggtgATGAAATGATACTAAAGTATTAATGACAAGATGTGACACTTTGTCTATCATATCATCGAAAGAAAATTAATgacagataataaaataaaatctaaaaattctTCAGttagttgattaaaaaaaataaatgttagataataatttaaaaatgatttattttttaagtataaaaaagttaattaagtttttttttttaaatcttacaCTTTGCATTGCATTCTTAGATAAAGAGAAACATTCCAATATGCTTTCTGTACTGATTACTGAATAGAGTGCAGAGCCTAAACTGAAAAACTCATATTTGTACGGAAGACACTAGTTTGGAGTCTGGGCAGGAAGCATCCGTTTTTAAGGATCccatttttgtattttaccTATTTGTTTTTTGATTTTGGTAGAATTGGTTTTGAATTATTGAACGTGATTCACGTAGATCTCCAAATTAACTTCaatcacaaattttatattagatCAAGTGCATGAACTGCGAAATTGATTCTCAATGTAAACCAAGGAGAGCCAATGTTAGTATATGGAATCAACCTTGAGCAGATTTTCTGTGACCAAAATTCAGGTTAATAtttcctttcatcatggcaTCACACAACTTTAGTAGCATGCAAACACATACAAGTTATTatatactgatttttttttttataaaaaatttatcaatgtgaaagttacaaaaaaacatttttcttttactttataaatgaaataaaaataaaaatatttctcagaTTAAATTGactcttcttctctctttattATAACGTCTCTATTATTTTCCTGATCATTTcgctattttttttaagagtaaaGGTCCAAATTGGtatttagagataaaaaaataaaattaattatttagattttctagattataaatatgaaattccataatttttaggtatttttatttaatttttaatacataattAGTCCCCGAAAAAGTGAATCATATATCAATTTAATTCTTCAAAAGATTATCAGTAATTTATAAGGGTGTAAGTGACCTAGATTGAATTGAGTTTTgtcaatttttcaattcaatctaattaaacttaattaggttgaattgaattgagtttactttttttattttgtcaaccCAATCTAATTATCCAATCCAACTTTAGTTGGATTGTATTAGGTTGGTTATTGGATtggattataaaaaaattatcacctttttaagttttgaaaaaaaattaaaaaaatttctcaaacTCAAAAATAGTAaggatgtttttttaaataaaatagtaaggatatttacaaaaatcaatattcataaaatattatactattcatacgataaacataaaaaataaatcataaatatatactcatggtattattcataaaataatgttttaccttaaaataaacatataaagaTAAActccaaaataatatattatctcAAGATAAATAATGTGTTACTTTAAAAATGAGATATGTTTAGTTTATGATTTCTATATTAGTGATTTAATTGTGTACATGTTAAATTGAGTTTTGGTTGAGTCTAAAACTTGAAACCTATTGTGACATTCACTAACCCAACAtgcacataaataaataaaaatacataaaatgtggaatctaattaaaataattttattcaataaaattataagtaaattCATGTGGGTAAAATGTTCACATTcatattaattacaaaattaaaaatttatgaattaagGATATGAAAACATCttgaaacaaaatgataaaaattacacattcaaaattttatgtaattaatacAGAAAATCCATGCTCCAATATCACATCCATATATAAtgagaaaaaatgttaaatatattcTTGCCCATTTCATAGGTGACTTGTGGGTTGTATGGAAGAAGATTCTTATTCTTACGCGGTATAAGTACAAACACTTCATTATTTACTATATCTGAAAACATGCCTACTGCTAAAAGCATTCCCTACTCTAGAAAGGTTTGCAATGCAAAGTGTTTCCTGTGCATTTTACTTATATCTAAATAATTCAATTCTTACTGATATATCTGAAAACAAGTCAAGTATTGCACTCTGGTAAAAATAAAATGCTAACATCAGTAAGAGTTGAATTATTTACAtagtaatttatacaataatatatatatatattaatttcttttcattatatCACTCATCCCGTTCCatacttttctcttttctcattatcataaaaGTTAATTATTGTGCAATTTGTTATATGAACAGCAGTATTCttaattcagtaaaaaaaaatattcttaatacaaataatgtaattatgagataaGTACAGCAATAAGTACATTAAAATGGAAATTCTATTCCAATTTCGTCATAGTTTgacatatatatttacaaatatctttaatgaaaaaactaaaaatgcttAACAACTATATTTATCAATCGGCTCGAACACGACAGTGATCACGATATTGGAGTAATATTAAACATGCACAggaaataataattatacaatTTTGTTATACTTAATTATTAGTCATACATGAAAGGACACATTTAAAGACtaacttttataatttcataCTTTTTTGCGAGTAAAATTTATACTGAGTGTCAATTTGAGGAGAAATTAATACTAGTAGGTAGTACATGATTATTactatccctagcaatgaaatgttactaatttaattttttaaattgaaaaatttaaatgcatGTCATCTTAGTTGAAATTATGGATAGTTGACCGTCTTGAACTAGTAACCAATAATATTGTAAGCAGATATTAGgattatattcaaatttaaatttgagtgtacaatatatatatacatatatatatatatatatatatatatatatatatatatatatatatatatatatattaattaagtgaataaaaaatttaaattatcaactaatttatttataactaaaatttaaattataataacttataacCAATTATTTTATGGTATCAATAGTCTCATCGTAGAATGtgtattcagttttttttaatatcttttaatttttacaatttaatttttttacattttatctttgtaaatttttttcaatcattacAAACtatgtttattttacttttttatatattttaaataatatcttttttcattatttgaacactaaaaatatatttaatgtgtgttttataaaaacaaaacacgCACGGTTATGCAGAACAGAACAGGAAGAATtcctatatattttatttttccaacgATACCTTGTTTGCTAAGGAGTCAATGTCTTTGGCAATATAAATATGAAGAGCGAATCCACAAGACGAACACAAACACTGAAAACACGCACTTTCTCCTTTCTTAGTTGCTACTTCTGCATCTCCCCTTcccttctttcattctttgtcACAAAACTACAAAGACACTGAGTTTAGTGTTTCGCCAAAACCAATGGATGATGATATTGTAGGACTCGGTTTTCGTCCAACAGAAGAAGAACTTGTGGACTTTTACCTCAAACACATGTTGCTCGGCAATGATCCCCGTGCCCACGTCATCCCTGTCATTGATCTTTGCGATGTGGAACCTTGGGATGTACCAGGTAATCTAAACACCCCTttgtcctttttctttctcttatctttacttccacTGATGTTTGATTCTTTCCTTGGGTTCAAAATAGTGATGTTAGCAAAATCATCATCAACTATACGATTTGGTGACCCAGATTGGTTTTTCTTCAGCCCTGTTGATTTCAAGTATTCAAGAAGTAAAAGGTTTAACAGGACAACCAAGTGTGGCTTCTGGAAACCCACTGGAGTAGACCGTGAAGTTAGGACCTTTGAGACCAACACTCTAATTGGGACTAAGAAAACTCTTGTTTTCTATAAAGGCCGTGTTTCCCGCGGTGTCAAGTCCATCTGGGTTATTCACGAATATCACGCTGTTACCTTTCATGAGAGCCAGGTTGGTTTGTTTTGTTCAAGAAACTTTAACACTCTTTGGAAATTATCTTTGTActagatttttattttgtcactGTAGTAtgtactttttagtttttaggcTTTGGTGTTGTTTCCTATCCTGTTGGTTGTTCTTCTGACTTGAGAAGGTTGTTATTATTGAATCCTTCGTTTCAATCCCATGTTGGTCTTGCTTGATGACAAATGGACCATGGATATTTGGGCTTATAAAACTGACTTATGACCTTTTCTATACCGCTTTTTTGCTTATTTCAGTTTAGTAAGTTTTACTTGGAATTGGAACCTTATCAAAGCAAGATCTTTTCAGTTTATTCCAACGAGGTCATGGATAAAACTCTCATATGACTTATTTGATAAGtgattaattaaatcttttgtCTTGGTGGGCTCATCAGTTTTCATCAAAGGCTGTCAATTTCTTCTGTATACATTAACCTGATTTGTCTTGGCTTTTTATCTGAGTAAGCTGTATCAAATAAATGCCGATTATCTTCCAAATTTTGCAGAGGACTTTTGTTTTATGTCGCTTGATGAAGAAACCTGGGAAAACAACTGAAGGCGGAACTGATGCACTCATCTGTGATGAAGGGGAGCCCAGTAGACACATGATTTCTGTCTATGGAAATCAGGAAAAAGCAGAAGGAATTCCATCTGTAAGCTGAAGCATCCTTCATGGACATATTTTACACTCTGCCATGTGAAACATGCTGATAACTGATTcttgtttcatattttttttctttctttccaggGAAGTACTTGTATTGGAATGGAAACAATCCTTCAGGCAACCCCTCAGGCAGAGAAATACTTCTCTCCAATACACCAGAGTCAAACTGGTATTGAGGAAGAAGCATCTTTTTCAAGCTATCCATTTAACAATGCCTATTTTAGAAATGAAAACAACCCTATGCAGACTTCATTTGAAACTACAGAGGAAATGCAGACTTCATTTGAAATTACTGAGGAAGTTGAATTCCTAAACTCAATTTTAGTTGATGAGAGTTTTGTTATCGATAAAGAAAGTATGCATGTTTTTGTTAATAGCTCCACCCAATCAGAGTCATTGAGTGATACAGATGCAGAAGTTGTCTCTAAACTGGTAAAGATACGTTATCCAAAGTCCAAATAATATAGGGAAGTGTATCTCCATATGTTTCTGAACTGGCATTGGTTTTAAAGGTTAAAATTGCAGTGTGCATTGATGTGATGTGAATTTTGCCACATTTTTTTGGCAATATTTAGTGATTTTCTCGTATAGATTCTAAACAGACACTGAAGTGAAATGTCTGGTTTGAGTtgagtttgattttttgttgtgattcatgatcatggtttgagttgaattcatttgtttattttcttttgaaatcatTACAGGATGGCAATACTGTGGATATTTCAACAGTGTGCCATGAATATCCTAATTCAGATGAATACCATTCATCAAAAAGGCTTAAATCATCCCATGATGTTGTCCATGGTGGCATATGTTTTCCATCTTCTAATCCTGAagcaaaacaagaaacaaaggaAAGCATGTTTCAAGATGACTTATGGGGATTGGAAACATCCTCTTGTGAGTCAACTGCAGACAAACCTTTGAAGATTAGTTGCATTGAAATTTCTAGTTCTCCTTCCACTTCATGGAGATGGGAAAATTAATATCAACAGACTGGACAACTTCATATGATGGGAACTAAGATCCTAGTTAGCTCCATTAATGGATCGGTGGTAGTTAATTATTATAagtaaatgttataaaaaacgACTGATGCTCTAATAGCAAGTCTATTAGAAAACTGTTCTATGCTAGAAACTGCATGATGACAATTATGCATAGAAAATACTACATTTATTAGCAGTTATGTATTACGATTTAGGAGTACATGTGATAGGAGGCTGGCCCAAGCATACCACTCACATGCCTCTTAGGTTGaaaaactatatttaatttGGACTTAAGTTGTTATTTCCCTAAAATGCCCCAGCTATATCGGACATTTCTTTGTAGTCCACTTTATGCTAGGTCTTAGTTTGTATTTAAAAGGGTACTGTTGCTTTGAATCATTATGAATGGAAAATATGatgttcaatttattttcttttagttttagcTCTTTAATGGTAATTTTCTAGGGTATTTGCAGTGGGTAGATATTTTCTTCCTAACAACACGTCTAATAGAAAATCTACCCAAAGGCAATTCTGTATTAGAAAGCAAGATGTCAGTTATGCATGAAAATAGTCTAAGCACTgacatacatgataaatttattgatttatacaatcattatcttaaagtcatattttattatgattttttatttgtcaaaaatttaaaaattgtatagaaattaaaatctaGAAAATAACCACCGGTAATTATGTATTAAGAGTATATATATGATAGTAGAATTGTAATTAGGAAGTGTGTAGTTATTTGCTGTTTGTGGACAGAGAATGCTTTCTAAAAGAGGCTTAAGTGTATTGTTGTATCATTATGTGTAATTTTACAGTTATATTTCATTAGTTTTTGGAGAGTGGGCAGGAAGCCTAATTTTAAGATGAAGAATACAGTTATGTCCTCCTATAACTGAACAAGGGATTGGTGAGACAGATGCTTTTATCTTAATCTTACTCAGCTGACCCTTTCTTAAGGATCacattttgtattttgtatatGGAATTAACTTTGAGCAGATTTTATACGATCAATAATATCAATGA
This region of Glycine max cultivar Williams 82 chromosome 7, Glycine_max_v4.0, whole genome shotgun sequence genomic DNA includes:
- the LOC100778190 gene encoding NAC domain-containing protein 69; translation: MENNIISICDHMPVGFRFRPTDEELVNYYLKHKLLADDFPVHIIPEIDLCKVEPWDVPERSVIKSDDPEWFFFSPVDYKYLKSKRFNRTTKRGYWKTTGNDRNVKIPGTSNVIGTKKTLVFHEGRGPRGVKTNWVIHEYHAVTSHESQRAFVLCRLMKKAEKKNEGGIEAPTFDEGEPSVHLFSDYGNQVDIIPGVDMEEIFQAVDRAEKFSPPVQRSQTGIGLEDFFANSPLFNAHFGSENINMQTSLEVTDDEELVNSFWVDDEEFVINEERRHCFVNSSTQPKSFRRVYNESSEIDAEVVSNLNEHISADEYPALKMFQSSYDVRGGTSRLASNHKANKEKKESIIPDDFWAVETSSCDSTADEPIEISSSPSTPTRMKNQCHLRPDKFILQRTVAGRPQTQKKVSNNAVSHVEVRKELLTVKSEKDQKNAQNASLRGNFKNKSQQSSDVNNNGSFFYMETASNRSLFPRSVYLVNVVIGILLLIVISWDVLSC
- the LOC100785870 gene encoding NAC domain-containing protein 92, whose amino-acid sequence is MDDDIVGLGFRPTEEELVDFYLKHMLLGNDPRAHVIPVIDLCDVEPWDVPVMLAKSSSTIRFGDPDWFFFSPVDFKYSRSKRFNRTTKCGFWKPTGVDREVRTFETNTLIGTKKTLVFYKGRVSRGVKSIWVIHEYHAVTFHESQRTFVLCRLMKKPGKTTEGGTDALICDEGEPSRHMISVYGNQEKAEGIPSGSTCIGMETILQATPQAEKYFSPIHQSQTGIEEEASFSSYPFNNAYFRNENNPMQTSFETTEEMQTSFEITEEVEFLNSILVDESFVIDKESMHVFVNSSTQSESLSDTDAEVVSKLDGNTVDISTVCHEYPNSDEYHSSKRLKSSHDVVHGGICFPSSNPEAKQETKESMFQDDLWGLETSSCESTADKPLKISCIEISSSPSTSWRWEN